In Choristoneura fumiferana chromosome 21, NRCan_CFum_1, whole genome shotgun sequence, a single genomic region encodes these proteins:
- the LOC141439805 gene encoding uncharacterized protein — MKYRAIFIVVFLKIIQVENRMLPIHYVRATTENPEFVPPIDEIPNGRAIKSEKDTAEEPPEIDDGSSSEKVIGLRPKDEKETEDLGYNLEKKRRVVGRPNEPCAIVVLSNIQNPNMQSLLRKYRYNAKGALIPSSVKYFIKLPQGLGSTPLLVPLNDKAFSHLGGFVRYYKEVPPIPQAW, encoded by the exons ATGAAGTACAGAGCCATTTTCATTGTTGTCTTTTTAAAAATCATCCAAGTTGAAAAT aGAATGCTTCCAATACATTATGTCCGGGCGACTACAGAAAATCCCGAGTTTGTTCCCCCAATTGATGAAATTCCCAATGGAAGAGCAATCAAATCAGAAAAAGACACAGCAGAAGAGCCACCAGAAATTGATGATGGGAGCAGTTCCGAGAAAGTAATAGGCTTGAGACCCAAAGATGAAAAGGAAACTGAAGACCTCGGTtacaatttagaaaaaaaacgccgaGTGGTTGGGAGACCAAACGAG CCGTGTGCCATCGTGGTTCTTTCCAATATTCAAAACCCGAATATGCAGTCGCTGCTACGAAAGTACAGATATAATGCCAAAG GTGCACTTATTCCCAGCagcgttaaatattttattaaactgcCGCAAGGCTTGGGGTCAACCCCACTTTTAGTGCCATTGAATGACAAGGCATTTTCACATTTAGGAGGATTCGTGAG GTACTATAAGGAAGTTCCCCCAATTCCACAGGCGTGGTGA